In Trichoplusia ni isolate ovarian cell line Hi5 chromosome 7, tn1, whole genome shotgun sequence, a single genomic region encodes these proteins:
- the LOC113495889 gene encoding uncharacterized protein LOC113495889: protein MVQTRSSAKRPQVPGGSSSSTGTDGSQPAARPRGAKNPREAISTRQTTMATNMEPEMQSDSDRNLLTPSPFSLFESPSSSPLFNQASSRSSTVSPLPEDVVQVANATVSAPASGTNRARKRWTVDMNKFIWRTYLIATKLNTSKLYLDHLHHEFTVKYPQMEASRQRLGDQCRAIIRNKLLPQNILDDIKNDVTLLLRQAQSEPAAQSLVSFPIPNTQGQRRKWTTEYNESIIRNYYKITELGENRSAYRRPFYQAVVGEYPELSEVSEQRISDQLRVILNNRMISEHRLAEIRDEVANGLSSCRSNAESSLTAEEAQPSRNSLEPTPQVLESQLHTSMELQDIRLISDNFEDDQIKDQFKTSFEKFRDSDPTTRPYIPKQKTSRKQAQILQYINTHILPHYIKADQNFETTHTIIYCAAYTAAICNGTKIREGDYPPTQNKRRVPAWQRRLQKKILDIRKDIARMTEYIKGNRSNRLIKLVEVIKNKNQIHSQHEVPNTSNEHFLDTLKQKLNAAASRLQRYVNCTLRKTQNSQFSKNQKQFYRNLSMNTQHFRTPENIVPAAPSDLLHDFWSSVWSDPVQHNSDAEWLRASCNSTDKITPMEYDHIPLDVFMYVLKKAHNWKAPGSDRIHNYWYKKLTSIHPVLYNHINSFIQTPELVPRFVTQGLTFMIPKDADYRDPSKYRPITCLQTVYKILTACIAELIYKHSTNNKILAEEQKGCRKGSQGCKEQLIIDSVAMKHAIGRKKDINTMYVDYCKAFDSVPHSWLLHVLRHYKVNHVLIQFLLNSMQHWTTKLKILGCQQIETSEIPIRRGIFQGDALSPLWFCLALNPLSHMLNSYATGFDIITPSKKVNLTHLMYMDDIKLYSSTPQSLHRLADITQAFSNDIHMKFGIDKCKTLSVKAGQIIPSSYILDSGETVEPLEPHTSYKYLGFQQARQINQKETKQELRQIFKHRLNALFRSQLNSRNVSQAINSYAVPVLTYSFGLINWSQSDLLNLQRMINTSLTTHRKHHPRSCVQRMTLSRDEGGRGIIDIRNLHNKQITTLRNYFYTYSEHSALHETVILADKHYTPLNLVDRNPQRSERITDVREKIAAWQQKSLHGRHRHDLQQPYVDKEMSNAWLRRGVANSSQRRKLS from the coding sequence atggtcCAGACAAGAAGTTCAGCGAAACGGCCCCAAGTTCCCGGCGGGTCTAGCAGCAGCACTGGCACTGACGGAAGCCAGCCTGCAGCTCGGCCCAGGGGTGCGAAGAATCCCCGGGAGGCGATCTCTACCCGTCAAACGACTATGGCAACGAATATGGAACCCGAAATGCAAAGTGATTCGGATAGAAATTTATTAACACCCTCACCATTTAGTTTATTTGAGTCCCCTAGCTCATCACCATTATTTAATCAGGCTTCATCTCGATCGAGTACCGTATCACCTTTACCTGAGGATGTTGTGCAGGTGGCTAATGCCACTGTATCTGCACCCGCCTCAGGTACAAACCGTGCGCGCAAAAGATGGACAGTAGATATGAACAAGTTTATCTGGCGTACGTACCTCATAGCCACAAAATTAAACACTAGCAAATTGTACCTAGATCATCTGCATCACGAGTTTACAGTTAAATACCCACAGATGGAAGCGTCAAGGCAGAGGCTAGGGGATCAGTGTAGAGCAATAATCAGGAATAAACTACTGCCACAGAATATTTTAGACGACATCAAAAATGATGTAACATTACTTTTACGACAAGCACAATCCGAGCCTGCTGCTCAATCACTTGTGTCTTTCCCTATCCCCAATACACAAGGACAGAGACGAAAGTGGACCACTGAATATAACGAATCtattattagaaattattataaaataacagaattaGGAGAAAACCGATCCGCGTATAGACGGCCCTTTTATCAAGCAGTAGTAGGAGAATATCCTGAGCTATCTGAAGTAAGCGAGCAACGGATATCAGACCAATTGCgtgtaattttgaataatagaATGATCAGCGAACATAGGCTTGCCGAAATACGCGATGAAGTCGCAAATGGTCTTAGCTCGTGTCGTAGTAATGCAGAAAGTTCCTTAACAGCTGAAGAGGCACAACCCTCACGTAACTCGCTAGAGCCTACACCACAGGTATTAGAATCCCAACTGCATACATCGATGGAATTACAGGATATTAGATTAATATCAGATAATTTCGAAGATGACCAAATTAAAGACCAGTTTAAAACATCCTTCGAGAAGTTCCGAGACTCGGACCCCACCACGCGACCATATATTCCGAAACAAAAGACCTCTAGGAAGCAAGCTCAAATTCTTCAATACATTAATACCCACATACTACCTCATTACATAAAAGCGGATCAAAATTTTGAAACCACTCacactattatttattgtgCAGCGTACACTGCAGCTATATGTAATGGTACAAAAATCCGGGAAGGGGATTACCCTCCTACCCAAAATAAAAGGAGAGTGCCTGCCTGGCAGAGACGATTGCAGAAGAAGATATTAGATATTAGAAAAGACATTGCAAGAATGACAGAATATATTAAGGGTAATAGAAGtaatagattaataaaattagtagaagtaataaagaataaaaaccaAATACACTCACAACATGAAGTACCCAACACTAGCAATGAGCACTTTCTTGATACGctgaaacaaaaacttaatgcGGCAGCGAGCAGATTACAAAGGTACGTCAATTGCACACTTCGGAAGACACAAAACTCACAATTCTCTAAAAACCAGAAGCAGTTCTATAGAAATTTATCGATGAATACGCAACACTTTAGAACTCCTGAAAATATCGTACCAGCTGCCCCTAGTGATTTATTGCATGATTTCTGGTCCAGCGTATGGTCTGACCCTGTGCAACATAATTCAGATGCTGAATGGCTGCGGGCGAGCTGTAACTCCACAGACAAAATTACGCCTATGGAATACGATCACATACCACttgatgtttttatgtatgtattaaagaAAGCGCATAATTGGAAAGCGCCCGGTAGTGATCGTATCCATAACTACTGGTATAAAAAGCTAACATCCATCCATCCCGTATTGTACAACCATATTAACAGCTTTATACAAACACCGGAATTAGTCCCTAGATTTGTTACGCAGGGCCTTACATTTATGATACCGAAAGACGCAGATTACCGGGATCCATCTAAATACCGTCCCATCACATGCTTGCAAACAGTATATAAAATTCTTACTGCCTGTATTGCCGAGTTGATATACAAGCACTCTACTAACAATAAAATCTTGGCAGAAGAGCAAAAAGGATGTCGTAAAGGCAGCCAAGGGTGCAAAGAACAACTGATTATCGACTCGGTTGCCATGAAGCATGCAATCGGTAGAAAAAAAGACATCAACACCATGTATGTAGATTACTGTAAAGCTTTTGACTCCGTACCCCATAGCTGGCTTCTGCATGTTCTTCGACATTACAAAGTAAACCACGTACTCATTCAATTCCTTTTAAACTCTATGCAACATTGGACTACAAAACTGAAGATTTTAGGTTGCCAGCAGATAGAAACCTCAGAAATCCCAATAAGACGTGGGATCTTCCAAGGTGACGCACTTAGCCCTCTGTGGTTTTGTTTAGCGTTAAACCCTTTGTCCCACATGTTAAATAGTTATGCGACTGGATTCGATATCATCACACCATCTAAAAAAGTAAACCTCACACATCTTATGTACATGGACGACATTAAGCTATACAGCAGCACTCCGCAGTCTCTACATCGTCTTGCTGATATTACACAAGCGTTCTCGAATGATATTCACATGAAATTTGGTATTGATAAATGTAAAACACTATCTGTAAAGGCAGGCCAAATAATTCCAAGTAGTTATATTTTAGATTCAGGCGAAACCGTTGAGCCTCTAGAACCCCATACAAGCTACAAATACCTAGGATTCCAGCAAGCcagacaaataaatcaaaaggaAACAAAACAGGAACTTAGGCAGATATTTAAACATCGGCTCAACGCGTTGTTCCGATCGCAACTTAATTCGCGTAATGTATCTCAAGCGATAAACAGTTATGCAGTTCCTGTTCTGACATATTCTTTCGGCTTAATAAACTggtcacagagtgatttacttAACCTGCAACGTATGATTAATACCTCGCTTACAACCCATCGAAAGCACCACCCTAGATCCTGTGTGCAAAGAATGACTCTCTCAAGGGATGAAGGCGGACGAGGTATTATAGACATAAGAAACTTGCACAACAAGCAGATTACTACACTTAGGAATTACTTTTATACGTACTCTGAACACTCCGCATTACATGAAACAGTTATTTTGGCAGACAAACACTATACCCCACTTAATCTCGTAGACAGAAACCCACAACGTAGCGAACGGATCACTGACGTAAGGGAAAAGATCGCCGCATGGCAGCAAAAGTCTCTACACGGGAGACATCGTCACGACCTGCAGCAACCATATGTCGATAAAGAAATGTCGAATGCATGGTTGCGGCGCGGCGTGGCGAACTCTTCCCAGAGACGGAAGCTTTCATGA